The following is a genomic window from Deinococcus sp. LM3.
CCTGCACCCGGCGCGTGATCGGGCGTTCCCGGCCTACCTGATACGAACTCCGATTGAATGGTTTGCAAAAACCATTCAATCCGAGCGGAGCGAGTGAGAGCAGAGCGGATTCCGGGCGTGGAGTTGGCAACCCGGCGCAGTTCCGGGTTGTTAACGAAACAGACGGAATCCGCATGACTCCGACGCGCATCCTGCCCCATCCCTGGAGGTTCCCCATGACAGCACCCACCACCGCCCCCGCCACACTCAAGCCGACTGAACTCGGGCTGCTGGACGCCTACTGGCGCGCCGCCAACTACCTGTCGGCCGGGCAGATCTACCTGCTCGCCAATCCTCTGCTGCGGGAGCCGCTGACGCTGGCGCACGTCAAACCGCGCCTGCTGGGCCACTGGGGCACCACGCCGGGTCTGAACTTCGTCTACGTGCACCTGAACCGCCTGATCCGAGAGCACGACCTGAGCGTGCTGTACGTCGCCGGGCCCGGTCACGGCGGCCCGGGGCTGGTGGCGAACACGTACCTGGAGGGCAGCTACTCCGAGCTGTACCCGGATATCGGGCCCGGCGAGGACGGCCTGCGAAAACTGATGCGGCAGTTCTCGTTTCCCGGCGGAATTCCCAGTCACGCCGCGCCGCAGACGCCGGGTTCGGTCCACGAGGGCGGCGAGCTGGGTTACAGCCTCGCGCACGCGTACGGCGCGGCCTTCGATCACCCGGAGCTGCTGGTCGCCTGCGTGATCGGCGACGGCGAGGCCGAGACCGGGCCGCTGGCCGCGAGCTGGCACGGCAACAAGTTCCTGAACGCCTGCACGGACGGCGCGGTGCTGCCGATCCTGCACCTCAACGGCTACAAGATCGCCAGCCCGACCGTGCTGGCCCGCCTGGATCATGCGGAACTGGACGCCCTGCTGCGCGGCTACGGCCACACGCCGTACTACGTTGAGGGCGACGACCCGCAAGTTATGCACGAGCGGATGGCCGGCACGCTGGAGCAGGTTCACGCCGACATCGCCGCCATCCAGCGCCGCGCCCGGGCGGAGGGTGTGGTGGAGCGCCCCGCGTGGCCGATGATCGTCCTGCGCAGCCCCAAGGGCTGGACGGGCCCGAAGGTCGTGGACGGCCTCCCGGTCGAGGGCACGTGGCGCGCCCATCAGGTGCCGCTGGCCGGACTGGCCGACCACCCGCAGCACCTGCACCAGCTGGAGGAGTGGCTGCGGAGCTACCGACCCGAGGAACTGTTCGACGCGGCCGGCGTGCTGCGCCCGGAACTGGCCGCGCTCGCCCCCACCGGGAACCGGCGCATGGGCATGAACCCGGTGGCCAACGGCGGCCTGCTGCGCCGCGACCTCGACCTGCCGGACTTCCGCGCGTACGCCCTGGACGTGCCCCGGCCCGGCGCGGTGGACGGCGAGGCCACCCGCGTGCTGGGCACCTTCCTGCGGGACGTGCTGGCCCGCAACACGAACACCTTCCGCCTGTTCGGCCCGGACGAGACGGCCTCGAACCGGCTGGACGCCGTGTACGCCGCGACCGGCAAGACCTGGCTGGAGCCGCAGCGGCCCACCGACGAGCACCTGTCCCCGGACGGCCGGGTCATGGAGGTGCTGAGCGAGCACCTGTGCGAGGGCTGGCTGGAGGGTTACACCCTGAGCGGCCGCCACGGCCTGTTCTCGTGCTACGAGGCGTTCATGCACGTCGTGGATTCCATGGTCGGGCAGCACGCCAAGTGGCTCGCGACGTGCCGGGAGATTCCGTGGCGCCGCTCCGTGTCGTCGCTGAACATCCTGCTCACGTCGCACGTGTGGCGGCAGGATCACAACGGCTCGTC
Proteins encoded in this region:
- a CDS encoding phosphoketolase family protein, whose translation is MTAPTTAPATLKPTELGLLDAYWRAANYLSAGQIYLLANPLLREPLTLAHVKPRLLGHWGTTPGLNFVYVHLNRLIREHDLSVLYVAGPGHGGPGLVANTYLEGSYSELYPDIGPGEDGLRKLMRQFSFPGGIPSHAAPQTPGSVHEGGELGYSLAHAYGAAFDHPELLVACVIGDGEAETGPLAASWHGNKFLNACTDGAVLPILHLNGYKIASPTVLARLDHAELDALLRGYGHTPYYVEGDDPQVMHERMAGTLEQVHADIAAIQRRARAEGVVERPAWPMIVLRSPKGWTGPKVVDGLPVEGTWRAHQVPLAGLADHPQHLHQLEEWLRSYRPEELFDAAGVLRPELAALAPTGNRRMGMNPVANGGLLRRDLDLPDFRAYALDVPRPGAVDGEATRVLGTFLRDVLARNTNTFRLFGPDETASNRLDAVYAATGKTWLEPQRPTDEHLSPDGRVMEVLSEHLCEGWLEGYTLSGRHGLFSCYEAFMHVVDSMVGQHAKWLATCREIPWRRSVSSLNILLTSHVWRQDHNGSSHQDPGFIDLMVNKAPAVVRVYLPPDANTLLSVADHCLRSRDYVNVIVAGKQPEAQWLTMPEAAAHCAAGLGIWAWAGSDHGETPDVVMACAGDVPTLETLAAVSLLHGFFPDLKIRVVNVVDLMTLQPPSEHPHGLTDAAFDGIFTADTPIIFAYHGYPWLIHRLTYRRAGHAHLHVRGFKEQGTTTTPFDMTVLNEIDRFHLALDVIARLPRLAEAGAAATRFLLERLAAHHAHVRATGDDLPEVRNWRWQEGAGRIRTS